A single region of the Calditrichota bacterium genome encodes:
- the wecB gene encoding UDP-N-acetylglucosamine 2-epimerase (non-hydrolyzing): protein MAGARKPIKVMVVFGTRPETIKLAPVVARLRQEPELFATTVVVTAQHRTMLDQMLEVFRIVPDVDLDIMEENQSLARVTCNALQGLDGVVQRMKPEVIIVQGDTTTTFVASLCGYYHKVTVAHVEAGLRTQQKYSPFPEELNRRLTSALADIHFAPTQLAKENLLREGVSAERVFVTGNTVVDAVQSILEEQPRFRDPQVAAIMQGGMRTVAVTAHRRENWGPAMESIAQAIIQLVNLYPDLQVVFPVHLNPNVRAVFKERLRGHARIHLIEPLDYYSFINLLGRSLFILTDSGGIQEEAPSLRKPVLVMREVTERPEGIAGGWLRLVGCDVTRIVAEARKLLDDAAHYQEAIAAPNPYGDGQAARRIVEALLFHFGLRDHRPDEFQPGA, encoded by the coding sequence ATGGCGGGAGCGCGTAAACCCATCAAGGTCATGGTCGTGTTCGGAACCAGGCCCGAGACGATCAAACTGGCGCCGGTTGTGGCTCGGCTGCGGCAGGAGCCTGAGCTTTTCGCCACCACGGTGGTGGTGACCGCGCAACACCGCACTATGCTCGACCAGATGCTCGAGGTCTTTCGCATAGTGCCCGACGTCGATTTGGATATCATGGAGGAGAACCAGAGCTTAGCGAGGGTGACCTGCAACGCCTTGCAAGGCCTGGATGGGGTGGTACAGCGCATGAAGCCAGAGGTCATCATCGTCCAGGGGGATACGACGACGACGTTTGTCGCTTCCCTCTGTGGCTACTACCACAAAGTGACCGTGGCGCATGTCGAGGCTGGGTTGCGCACGCAGCAGAAGTACAGCCCATTCCCGGAGGAACTGAACAGGAGGCTAACCTCTGCCCTTGCCGATATCCACTTCGCACCCACGCAGCTTGCCAAGGAAAACCTCTTGCGCGAAGGTGTGAGCGCCGAACGCGTGTTTGTGACCGGCAACACGGTGGTGGATGCCGTGCAGTCGATCCTGGAGGAACAGCCCCGTTTTCGCGACCCCCAGGTGGCTGCCATCATGCAAGGTGGCATGAGGACTGTGGCTGTGACGGCCCACCGCCGGGAAAACTGGGGGCCGGCCATGGAGAGTATCGCGCAGGCGATCATTCAGCTGGTGAACCTGTACCCTGACCTCCAGGTCGTTTTCCCTGTTCACTTGAATCCAAACGTGCGTGCGGTGTTCAAGGAGCGCCTGCGGGGTCACGCGAGGATCCATCTCATCGAGCCGTTAGACTATTACTCTTTCATCAACCTGCTGGGCCGTTCTCTGTTCATCCTCACCGATTCCGGGGGTATTCAGGAGGAGGCTCCTTCCTTGCGCAAGCCGGTCTTGGTGATGCGCGAGGTGACCGAGAGACCGGAGGGGATCGCAGGAGGCTGGTTGCGGCTTGTGGGCTGCGACGTGACGCGCATTGTTGCCGAGGCGCGCAAGCTCTTGGACGACGCTGCCCACTACCAGGAGGCCATTGCTGCGCCCAATCCCTACGGCGACGGGCAGGCAGCCCGCCGCATTGTGGAGGCGCTGCTGTTTCACTTTGGATTGCGCGATCATCGCCCTGACGAATTTCAGCCGGGAGCATGA
- a CDS encoding glycosyltransferase family 4 protein, with protein MLFQSDFPPEVRLERTAKALLRAGHEVWVVCDNRKGRPHAESYEGIRIRRIRNISPGAGGIGQLVRLPIFWNPVWVAQFVPLVRSERFDVLHAINLTMVPLALAVGRLLRIPVVYDMYENYPAALRSWKLKGTFNRVFRNARAADLLDRVCVRAADYLLVVTEEAEERLRDIGVQHERVAVIHNTPDLEAIGQYPVAGEIVAKYKEDYTILYTGWLSPERGLETAIEAMPVIRQHIPNARLVIAGGGPSEEEVRSFVGSRGAADYVEVTGWLDHRLFPSYITAAQVCIVPHPADPSINTTSPNKLFEYMALGKPVVVSDARPLARVVRACQCGEVFASNDPESFAAAVLRLRGRERSAGAHGRKAVLEAYNWGVSSQRLLAAYSQLERLARLGSRGSRTMR; from the coding sequence ATGCTCTTTCAAAGTGATTTTCCACCCGAGGTGCGATTGGAGCGCACTGCCAAGGCTCTTCTCCGCGCTGGCCATGAGGTCTGGGTGGTGTGCGACAATCGCAAGGGGCGCCCCCACGCGGAGAGTTACGAAGGGATCCGCATCCGTCGTATCCGCAACATCTCTCCAGGTGCCGGCGGGATCGGTCAGCTCGTTCGGCTGCCCATCTTTTGGAACCCTGTGTGGGTTGCGCAGTTTGTGCCGCTGGTACGGTCGGAACGCTTTGACGTCCTCCACGCCATCAACCTGACCATGGTGCCGTTGGCGCTTGCCGTGGGCCGCCTCTTGCGCATCCCGGTGGTTTACGACATGTACGAGAACTACCCGGCGGCGCTGCGCAGCTGGAAACTGAAAGGGACCTTCAACCGCGTGTTTCGCAATGCGCGTGCCGCAGATCTTCTGGACCGCGTGTGTGTGCGCGCCGCTGACTACCTGCTCGTGGTCACGGAGGAGGCGGAAGAACGCCTGCGGGACATCGGGGTGCAGCATGAGCGCGTCGCCGTCATCCACAACACTCCCGACTTGGAGGCCATTGGGCAGTATCCGGTAGCTGGGGAAATTGTGGCCAAGTACAAGGAGGACTATACCATCCTCTACACGGGCTGGCTGAGCCCGGAGCGCGGGTTGGAGACGGCCATCGAAGCCATGCCGGTCATCCGCCAGCACATCCCCAATGCCCGGCTGGTGATCGCTGGAGGGGGACCGAGTGAGGAAGAGGTGCGCAGCTTCGTGGGGTCCCGTGGCGCAGCCGACTATGTGGAGGTGACCGGGTGGCTTGACCACCGTCTTTTCCCTTCGTACATCACTGCTGCGCAGGTGTGCATCGTGCCGCATCCGGCTGATCCCAGCATCAACACCACTTCTCCGAATAAGCTTTTCGAGTATATGGCACTTGGCAAGCCGGTGGTCGTATCTGATGCCCGTCCCTTGGCGCGAGTGGTGCGAGCCTGCCAATGTGGGGAGGTCTTTGCCTCCAATGACCCAGAGAGTTTTGCTGCCGCCGTTCTCAGGCTGCGCGGACGGGAGCGCAGCGCCGGTGCCCACGGACGGAAGGCCGTGTTGGAGGCCTACAACTGGGGCGTCTCCTCGCAGCGTCTCCTGGCCGCATATTCTCAGCTGGAAAGGCTGGCCCGGCTGGGGTCACGAGGCAGCAGAACCATGCGCTGA
- a CDS encoding glycosyltransferase family 2 protein: MPAQLSIVIPNYNTRDLLAVCLRSIFSTAEGIEVEVIVVDNASSDGSVGLVSGQFPQVRIVQNSTNVGFARAVNQGLRLAQGDYLLMLNSDTELKPGALLHCLEFLEKHTKAGAVGCRLINPDGSLQPSCESFMSFAGILWEALLLDKLFPHSRLFGRMHLTYFTYDRLEQVDYVKGAFLMTRRATIDDVGLLDERFFFYGEEQDWCYRAKQKGWEVWFTPEATVVHYGGGSGDPVAPRIFVQLHKSRYLFYQKHHQPLSSALARIVLAAGSLLRVAGWWLFGVLRPGIRTLCRRKAGAFWAAFLWYVGKER; the protein is encoded by the coding sequence ATGCCTGCTCAACTCTCCATAGTCATTCCAAACTACAACACACGCGATCTCTTGGCCGTCTGTCTCCGTTCCATTTTCTCAACGGCCGAGGGCATCGAGGTGGAGGTGATTGTGGTCGACAATGCCTCCAGCGATGGCAGTGTCGGCCTCGTATCTGGGCAATTCCCGCAGGTACGCATCGTGCAAAACAGCACCAATGTCGGATTTGCGCGCGCGGTCAATCAGGGGCTGCGATTGGCGCAGGGCGATTACCTCCTCATGCTCAACTCCGACACAGAGCTCAAGCCGGGAGCACTCTTGCACTGCCTGGAGTTCCTCGAGAAGCATACGAAAGCGGGCGCGGTCGGGTGCAGGCTCATCAATCCTGATGGAAGTTTGCAGCCCTCGTGCGAAAGCTTTATGTCGTTTGCGGGAATTCTCTGGGAGGCCCTGCTGTTGGACAAGCTCTTCCCGCACAGCAGGCTCTTCGGTCGCATGCACCTCACCTACTTCACCTACGACCGCCTGGAGCAGGTCGACTATGTGAAGGGGGCGTTCTTGATGACGCGGCGCGCCACGATCGACGATGTCGGCCTCCTGGACGAGCGGTTCTTCTTCTACGGCGAGGAGCAAGATTGGTGCTACCGCGCCAAGCAGAAAGGGTGGGAGGTGTGGTTTACCCCCGAGGCGACCGTGGTCCACTATGGCGGGGGCAGCGGCGACCCAGTAGCGCCCCGCATTTTTGTGCAACTGCACAAGAGCCGATACCTTTTCTACCAGAAGCACCACCAGCCGCTGAGCAGTGCGTTGGCACGCATCGTGTTGGCAGCCGGTTCACTCCTCCGCGTGGCGGGATGGTGGTTGTTTGGGGTGTTACGCCCGGGTATCCGCACCCTGTGCCGTAGGAAGGCGGGGGCCTTTTGGGCAGCCTTCTTGTGGTACGTAGGAAAAGAAAGGTAG
- a CDS encoding oligosaccharide repeat unit polymerase yields the protein MTDPVPLLFLLCGLAGILLSRALLGRWFNHLALYSLIWGVGMAAYSLRLISYKPMSTEVWLIIAYGWAAFAAGACVIPLGRVALGIPAATGEAAVQPGVAPLERKLLVVAILLLSAIGLVGALQHWSVLISRFGSVAMVIVRGNLIYRMRVSDELPGMIPYVDSFALAAVFLAGVYSARSGRIRPIALLPLLVIIVGDIALVGRAKMLNGIVLFLSAYFLGRLAPGSARVRVPVARWKRVLGLVLVLALFLAAAEFVRGFRGTFERFYGASRRLTKLERNFIITPSLYMYVSSHPAVLNAYWKAGGEHPFPGSNTFAPVFRILARFGLADDVPDYQKFYPIPFPSNTATYLRELHADFGLAGVLLGPYLLGLLCTVFWFKAKRQPKLTTLAWLGHLYVVVAFSYLYQATRAGYWVISLGLSLLAGVIIDQWCRHASRQVAEAKA from the coding sequence ATGACAGACCCGGTGCCTCTTCTTTTCCTTTTGTGTGGCCTGGCGGGCATTCTGTTGAGCCGTGCCCTGTTGGGGCGATGGTTCAATCACTTGGCGCTTTACTCGTTGATTTGGGGCGTAGGCATGGCGGCCTATTCTCTCCGGCTCATTAGCTACAAGCCGATGAGCACCGAGGTGTGGTTGATCATTGCCTACGGGTGGGCGGCATTTGCGGCTGGCGCGTGCGTGATTCCGCTGGGCAGAGTAGCTCTCGGTATTCCGGCGGCCACTGGGGAGGCTGCGGTGCAGCCGGGCGTTGCCCCACTGGAGCGGAAGTTGCTTGTGGTGGCTATTCTGCTGCTCTCGGCCATCGGTTTGGTGGGGGCCTTACAGCACTGGTCAGTCCTGATTTCCCGGTTTGGCAGCGTGGCCATGGTGATCGTGCGCGGCAACCTCATCTATCGCATGCGTGTCAGCGATGAGCTGCCCGGGATGATCCCTTACGTCGATTCCTTTGCGTTGGCTGCCGTGTTCTTAGCCGGCGTGTACAGCGCGCGATCGGGCAGAATCAGGCCTATCGCGCTCTTGCCGCTGCTGGTCATCATCGTGGGCGACATTGCGCTGGTGGGGAGGGCGAAGATGCTTAACGGCATCGTCCTCTTCCTCAGCGCCTATTTCTTGGGCCGGCTGGCTCCCGGCTCGGCGAGAGTGCGCGTACCTGTGGCACGCTGGAAAAGGGTGCTGGGCTTGGTGCTGGTCTTGGCCCTCTTCCTGGCCGCTGCTGAGTTTGTGCGCGGCTTCCGCGGTACCTTCGAGCGCTTTTACGGCGCCTCCAGGCGACTGACCAAGCTGGAGCGCAATTTCATCATTACGCCTTCGCTGTACATGTACGTCAGCTCTCATCCGGCCGTGCTCAACGCCTACTGGAAGGCGGGTGGCGAGCACCCATTTCCAGGGTCTAACACCTTTGCGCCCGTGTTTCGCATCTTGGCGCGCTTCGGGCTGGCCGACGATGTGCCGGATTACCAGAAGTTCTATCCGATCCCCTTTCCTTCGAATACTGCCACCTACTTGCGGGAACTGCACGCCGACTTTGGCTTGGCCGGCGTGCTGCTTGGTCCTTACCTGCTGGGGCTTTTGTGCACGGTCTTCTGGTTCAAGGCGAAGAGGCAGCCGAAATTGACCACCCTCGCGTGGCTGGGCCATCTGTATGTCGTGGTGGCTTTCAGCTACCTCTATCAGGCGACGAGGGCGGGATATTGGGTCATCAGCCTTGGCCTTTCTCTTCTTGCCGGCGTGATCATTGATCAGTGGTGTCGCCATGCAAGCCGGCAGGTGGCGGAGGCAAAGGCCTGA
- a CDS encoding class I SAM-dependent methyltransferase, protein MAAGSSCRICGNAGPHATFCVREMMLGLGEEFHYFQCQQCGCLQISDLPTDLSRYYPPVYYSISQQPLSAKGNPVRRLALVLRDRYALYSRGVVGRLLYDRFPNEALRSLSMVPGLCTQTKILDVGCGTGALLYRLRQRGFHHLLGVDPWLQNDICYPNGLIVRRQRLEEVEGTWDLVMFHHSFEHLSDPEEALNLVARLVPQGGTCLIRTPVIPCYAWQHYGVHWVQLDAPRHLLIYSRESLELLAERTGWRLEKVVFDSTEFQFWGSEQYVRGIPLLASNSYEVNPHGSVFDRRQMAAFRSMARKLNAQEQGDSAVFYLRRLAPASGNNAKVS, encoded by the coding sequence GTGGCCGCGGGGAGCAGTTGCAGGATCTGTGGCAATGCCGGCCCGCATGCTACTTTCTGCGTGCGGGAGATGATGCTGGGCTTGGGAGAGGAATTTCACTACTTCCAATGCCAGCAGTGCGGCTGTTTGCAGATCAGCGACTTGCCGACAGACCTCAGTCGCTACTATCCTCCGGTCTACTACAGCATCAGCCAGCAACCGCTGTCCGCCAAGGGCAATCCTGTTCGTCGTTTGGCATTGGTGCTGCGCGACCGCTATGCGCTCTATAGCCGTGGCGTGGTGGGGCGCTTGCTCTACGACCGCTTCCCCAATGAGGCCTTGCGCAGCCTGTCAATGGTTCCTGGCCTCTGCACGCAGACCAAGATACTGGACGTTGGCTGTGGGACAGGAGCTCTCCTCTACCGCCTCCGCCAACGCGGGTTTCACCACCTCTTGGGCGTCGATCCGTGGCTGCAGAATGACATCTGCTACCCGAATGGCCTGATAGTGCGCCGGCAAAGGTTGGAGGAGGTGGAAGGCACCTGGGACCTGGTGATGTTCCACCACTCCTTTGAGCACCTGTCGGACCCTGAGGAAGCGCTGAACCTGGTGGCGCGCCTTGTGCCGCAGGGGGGCACATGCCTCATACGCACACCAGTCATTCCTTGCTATGCATGGCAGCACTATGGAGTGCATTGGGTGCAGTTGGATGCTCCCCGCCACCTCCTTATCTATTCCCGCGAGAGCCTCGAGCTTCTCGCCGAGAGAACGGGGTGGAGATTGGAGAAGGTGGTGTTCGACTCCACTGAATTTCAGTTTTGGGGGAGCGAACAGTACGTGCGCGGTATTCCGCTTCTGGCGTCCAATTCGTATGAAGTCAACCCTCACGGGTCAGTTTTTGACAGGCGTCAAATGGCAGCGTTTCGCTCCATGGCCAGGAAGCTCAACGCGCAAGAACAGGGCGACTCGGCGGTATTCTACCTTCGGCGCCTTGCTCCGGCAAGCGGGAACAATGCCAAGGTGAGTTAG